The Phycisphaerae bacterium genome has a segment encoding these proteins:
- a CDS encoding glycoside hydrolase family 57 protein, whose product MASICFYFQVHQPLRLRHYTVFDKNDQYFDDYKNAAICRKVADKCYLPANRLLLDVIRRFNGRFKIAYSLTGVLLEQFQLFAPEVISTFDALAETGCVEFLAETYYHSLSYLYSRNEFIEQINKHTETIERLFGQKPKVFRNTELIYNNDLAALIESTGNFDAIITEGADHILGYRSPNYLYRPKGCEKLRLLLKNYSLSDDIAFRFSNKGWSQWPLTADKFAAWVNSNIGNVINLFMDYETFGEHQWKDTGIFDFMRHLPEEILKNPYNDFKTPSEIVQSFQPVDTVDVPHLISWADIERDLSAWLGNAMQSNALHELYRIEKDVKKTGNEKIVNDWRKLQTSDHFYYMCTKYFADGDVHKYFNPYDSPYDSYINFMNVLGNLHERLSCGLSENNGLPGLKTQTADCLS is encoded by the coding sequence ATGGCTTCAATATGTTTCTATTTTCAGGTGCATCAGCCTTTGCGATTAAGGCACTATACTGTATTTGATAAAAACGACCAGTATTTTGACGATTATAAAAACGCTGCCATTTGCAGAAAGGTGGCGGATAAATGTTATCTCCCGGCCAATCGATTGCTCCTGGACGTAATCCGCAGATTTAACGGCAGATTTAAAATAGCTTACAGCTTGACCGGCGTATTACTGGAGCAGTTCCAGCTCTTTGCGCCGGAAGTCATCAGCACTTTTGACGCCCTGGCGGAAACAGGCTGCGTCGAGTTCCTCGCTGAAACGTATTACCATAGTTTAAGCTATCTTTATTCGCGCAACGAATTCATAGAACAGATAAACAAGCACACCGAAACTATCGAACGCCTGTTCGGCCAAAAGCCAAAGGTCTTCAGAAATACTGAGCTGATATATAACAACGACCTTGCCGCACTAATCGAATCGACAGGCAATTTCGACGCAATAATAACCGAAGGCGCAGACCACATTCTCGGCTACAGAAGCCCAAATTATCTCTACCGGCCTAAAGGATGCGAAAAGCTGAGACTGCTGCTGAAAAATTATTCGCTCAGCGACGATATTGCCTTCAGGTTCTCCAACAAGGGCTGGTCGCAGTGGCCGTTAACGGCGGACAAGTTCGCCGCCTGGGTAAACAGTAATATCGGAAATGTCATCAACCTCTTTATGGACTACGAGACATTCGGCGAGCACCAGTGGAAGGATACGGGCATATTCGACTTTATGCGGCATCTGCCGGAAGAAATTCTGAAAAATCCATACAACGATTTCAAAACCCCCAGCGAGATAGTTCAATCATTTCAGCCCGTTGATACGGTTGATGTGCCGCATCTGATAAGCTGGGCCGATATCGAAAGAGACCTCTCCGCCTGGCTCGGAAACGCAATGCAGTCAAATGCGCTGCATGAGTTGTACCGCATTGAAAAGGACGTCAAAAAAACCGGCAACGAAAAAATCGTTAATGACTGGCGAAAATTGCAGACCTCGGACCACTTTTACTATATGTGCACAAAATATTTCGCCGACGGTGATGTGCATAAATATTTTAACCCTTATGATTCACCTTACGATTCTTATATCAACTTTATGAATGTGCTGGGCAATCTTCATGAACGACTATCCTGCGGCCTGTCGGAAAACAATGGCCTGCCCGGTTTGAAAACGCAAACAGCGGATTGTTTGTCTTAA